The window GCATTTTTGAATTGCGGCTTGATTATCATTTCTCCTTTTGTATTTATATACCCCCATTTTTTATCCACCTCTACCGCGGCTAACCCTTCGGAAAATCCTGAAGCGTCCTCAAACTGCGGGACAATAGCTATTTCCCCGGTTGTGTCAATGTAACCGTATTTGTCTCCGATTTTCACCGGAGCAAAATTCTCATTGAATTCCCACGCGATATCAAACTTTAGGGGAATTATTATTTTGCCCGTGCTGTCAATGTACCCTCTTTTTCCACCCTGTATCACAGGAAATAACCCGCAGTTGTCTTTCTCGGACACGCCAAACACCGCCTCACAAAAAATTAAACACATCAAACACCCGATTATCTTTCTCATATTTCTCTCTTTCTTTTACTATAGTTCCAAGTCTGTTACGGAATCCTGTTAATCTATATTATAATCCTTGTTTCTGTTTGTAGTTTATTTTTAATCTTACAACTTTCTGTTTTTTTATCTCTTACAATCTCTTTCAATCACTGTTAAAACTTCCTTTTATTCTGTTTTTTTCTTCTTTATTTCATTAATATTAGTTTTCTTGTTTCTTTATAATTCCCCGTTTTTAATTTCACAAAATAAATTCCATTTGTCAGTCCTTTCCCATCCAATTTTACACTATAGCTCCCCGCTTCCTTTTCCCCATCAATCAACGTCTTCACGCATCTTCCCATTAAATCATAAATCTTCAATGACACTTTATCTCTTTTCTGTAATTCGTAATTAATAACCGTTGACTTCACAAACGGGTTTTTCCCTATTCTTAAATCCGCAATCCCCAATCCAAAATCCAAATTTGATTTCTCCTCTACCCCTGTCGTAGTATATACCGCCAACCCGCCACCGGTAGAAGTGCCAACCCAGATATTACCACCTTTTATTCTAAGGACAGCAACATTGTTATCAGGCAATTCTGAATTTGAAGTGTTATACACGGTCCAGTTTGTCCCGTCAAACTTCGCAAGTCCCCCACCTTTAGTGCCAATCCATTTGTCACTCCCGTCTATCCCGAGAGCATAAACATTGTTATGGGGCAAATCGGAATTTGAAGTGTCATACACTGTCCAGTTTGTCCCGTCAAACTTCGCAAGTCCCCCACGAGTGCCAATCCAGATGTCGCCAGTCGTCCCTTCTACCCCAAGAGCATTTACATAGTTATTCGGCAAACCCGAATTTGAGGTGTTGAACGTACTCCAATTCGTTCCGTCAAACTTTGCAATACCATTGCCATTAGTGCCAATCCAGATATTGCCAGTTGTTCCTTCTCCCTCAAGAGCATTAATATGATTGTCAGGTAAACCTGAATTTGATTCATTGAACACTGTCCAGTTAGTACCGTCAAGCTTCGCAAGACCACCACCCCAGGTCCCAATCCATTTAGCGCCAGTTGTACCTTCTATCCAAAGTGCGTAAACATAGTTGGCCGGCAACTCTGAGTTTGAGGTTTTATACACAGTCCAGCTAGTCCCGTTGTACTTAGCTAGTCCACCATAACCTTCCATATCACCGGTACCAATCCAAATGTCGCCGGTCGTTCCTTCTAACCCAAGAGCGCCGACAGCGTTATTAGGCAAACTGGAATTTGATTGGTTGAACACAGTCCAGTTTGTGCCATCGAATTTCGCAAGGCCGCAATACTCAGTGCCAACCCATACATTACTTCCTTCCGTTGCAATAGCCCATACATTGTTATCAGGCAAACCGGAATTCGAGGTGTTGTAGACTGTCCATCCTACGTATTTAGCAAAACAATTCCCCGCAATCACACTAAAAATAATAAATAATATATAATTTCTTCTCATATTTTTCCCTCCTGCCTATTATTTCTTTTTATTCTTTTCTCCCCTTCTCCGCTGGGTTTTCTTTTACCCTACAAATCTACACGATAATCCTTATTTCTGTCTATCCTTTTTTATATGTTTAAATATTATTTTTTCTGTTTTTTAGTTTTCTAACTTTTTTTATCCTGATTATCTGCGTTAATCTGCGTCCTAAATTCCTTGTATTCTGTTGTTTCTCTTATCTCTTATTTCATCAAAATTATCTTCCTGCTCTCTGTAAACTCCCCCGCACTCAGCCTCACAAAATACACCCCTGCCTTCAACTCCTTCCCGTTCAGCGTAACGCTATAACTCCCCGCATCCTTCTCCCCATCAATCAATGTCTTCACCGTTCTCCCCGTTAAATCATAAATCGTTAATTGAACCTTCGTTAATAGTGTATTAGTATAATAGTTATTAGGAGGGATGGTATAACTAATAACCGTTGACTTCACAAACGGGTTTTCCCGAAATTGGAGCGTAGCGACATCCCGCCCTGGCGGGACCGCAATTGTCTGTTCTTCTATCCCTGTCATATTATATACCGAAAGCCCTCCACCACTAGTTCCAATCCAGATATTGCTTCCTTCTATTGCGAGAGCAGTAATATAATTCGCAAGCAACCCCGAATTACTCATATCATACACAGTCCAGTTCGTCCCATCAAACTTCGCAAGGCCACC of the bacterium genome contains:
- a CDS encoding T9SS type A sorting domain-containing protein, translated to MRRNYILFIIFSVIAGNCFAKYVGWTVYNTSNSGLPDNNVWAIATEGSNVWVGTEYCGLAKFDGTNWTVFNQSNSSLPNNAVGALGLEGTTGDIWIGTGDMEGYGGLAKYNGTSWTVYKTSNSELPANYVYALWIEGTTGAKWIGTWGGGLAKLDGTNWTVFNESNSGLPDNHINALEGEGTTGNIWIGTNGNGIAKFDGTNWSTFNTSNSGLPNNYVNALGVEGTTGDIWIGTRGGLAKFDGTNWTVYDTSNSDLPHNNVYALGIDGSDKWIGTKGGGLAKFDGTNWTVYNTSNSELPDNNVAVLRIKGGNIWVGTSTGGGLAVYTTTGVEEKSNLDFGLGIADLRIGKNPFVKSTVINYELQKRDKVSLKIYDLMGRCVKTLIDGEKEAGSYSVKLDGKGLTNGIYFVKLKTGNYKETRKLILMK